A genomic segment from Candidatus Viadribacter manganicus encodes:
- a CDS encoding periplasmic heavy metal sensor: MSESRFPWRTLLFVSVAVNLLVVGAVAGAWSAGVRLEREAGQQAIVDRMPGPRAFLGALPPETRAVMREQLADSLTQTREARQAATQARRDAFAAAETEPFDAPRVRAAFERVRAADQAVVGVFQNDVIEAFGELTPEQRRDVLAALRSAAPARREGAMAPAQAEGAIAPERLSPEQRQEFQERRQERRERWRERRQERLRQQDPQP; this comes from the coding sequence ATGAGTGAGTCTCGTTTCCCCTGGCGCACGCTGCTTTTTGTTTCCGTGGCTGTGAACTTGCTGGTTGTCGGCGCCGTGGCGGGTGCGTGGAGCGCCGGCGTCAGGCTTGAGCGTGAAGCTGGCCAGCAGGCGATCGTTGATCGCATGCCGGGCCCGCGCGCCTTCTTAGGGGCGCTGCCGCCGGAGACGCGCGCCGTCATGCGCGAACAGCTTGCCGACAGCTTGACGCAGACACGCGAGGCGCGTCAGGCCGCAACACAAGCGCGCCGCGACGCCTTTGCCGCGGCTGAAACAGAGCCGTTTGACGCGCCGCGTGTGCGCGCAGCGTTTGAGCGCGTGCGCGCCGCTGACCAAGCAGTGGTCGGTGTTTTTCAGAATGATGTGATCGAGGCCTTCGGCGAACTCACGCCAGAGCAGCGGCGCGATGTGCTTGCGGCGCTGCGTAGTGCGGCGCCTGCTCGTCGAGAGGGCGCGATGGCGCCGGCGCAAGCGGAGGGCGCAATCGCGCCTGAAAGACTGAGCCCCGAGCAGCGGCAGGAATTTCAGGAGCGGCGCCAAGAGCGTCGTGAGCGTTGGCGCGAACGCCGCCAAGAACGGCTTCGCCAGCAAGACCCGCAGCCCTGA
- a CDS encoding RNA polymerase sigma factor translates to MIDPDAELVRNAGAGDARAAEALVRRHLPKMVGVARRMLNDGAEAEDVAQEVFLRVWREAPRWKPGQAKFETWMHRVAINLCYDRLRRRREKTDPDAGVMVADPRPLASEEWLARQRAAKVNGALAALPERQRAAIALVHFDEMSNIAAAEILEISVEALESLLSRGRRALKAALADVAQDLMGGAEGAP, encoded by the coding sequence ATGATCGATCCGGACGCCGAGCTCGTCCGGAACGCGGGGGCGGGTGACGCCCGGGCCGCGGAAGCACTCGTGCGCCGGCATTTGCCGAAGATGGTCGGCGTTGCGCGCCGGATGCTGAACGACGGCGCTGAAGCGGAAGATGTGGCGCAGGAGGTTTTTCTGCGCGTGTGGCGCGAGGCGCCGCGCTGGAAGCCGGGGCAGGCAAAGTTCGAAACCTGGATGCACCGGGTCGCGATCAACCTTTGTTATGATCGCCTTCGCCGCCGCCGCGAAAAGACCGATCCAGACGCGGGGGTGATGGTGGCCGACCCCCGCCCGCTCGCCAGCGAGGAGTGGTTGGCGCGCCAGCGCGCCGCGAAGGTGAATGGCGCATTGGCTGCACTGCCGGAACGCCAGCGCGCAGCCATCGCGTTGGTGCACTTCGACGAAATGAGCAACATTGCCGCGGCGGAAATACTCGAGATCAGCGTTGAAGCTCTTGAGTCACTTCTGTCGCGCGGCAGGCGTGCGCTGAAGGCCGCTTTGGCGGATGTCGCGCAGGATTTGATGGGCGGTGCAGAGGGCGCGCCGTGA